TGCGAGCTAGCTGCTCGCGGCGACCGCTCTGCCAGCCTGTGAGCTTGCCTTCCTCGGAAGCTTCGCGGAAAGCTCCGGCGAAGAGCTCGACCTTTGCGCGAGCCGCCCTCGCCGTCGCGCGAATGCCGCTCTTCAGAGTCCGCGCCATCTCGCGCACGCGCGAGGCGTCCCCGGCCGGCACCAGCTTCACCACGCCGTCAACTGCCGCGAGCTCTCTGTCGACCATGACCTCAAGACGCTGCTCGAGAGCCTTCGCGATATCAACCCGCCTCGCCGGCTCGCGGCACATCGCAGCAGCCTCGCATGATGCCCTGGCGGCGCTGGCGATCCTGTCCCTCGCACCCGCATCAACCAGGTTCAGGGCGAATTGTGCGGCCGCGGCGTCGGCCGCCGCAAACGTCAGCGCGATCGACGATGCCACGAGTCCGATGCGCAGAAGCTCCTCAGGGTCGAGTCGCTCGACCGTATCCATATTCGAGTGGTAATACCGGTCCGGCCAATGCCCCAGATACACGCACGGCACCTTGAACGACGAGTCAACGAGGATGTAATGGTCTGACCCAGCCGTGAACCCAGTCACGTTGTAGTGCCAGTCGCGAGTCACCTGGCTCCCCTCATACATCTTGCCGCGCAAGGCCACCATCTCCATGTAGAACGCCGCCACGTCGTTCACGGCCGACGGGAGGCTCCAGGGCGTCGGCACGAGGTTGGCGCAGGACATGGTATCGCGGGACTCGCCCACCATGTCGAGGTTCACACCCGCCTTGACCTTCCTCGCCCAGCCCGGATGGCGGTCCAGATACGCCATCGTTCCGAACATCTCTGGGACGAACATGAACCTCACGCCGAGACGAGGCCGAGCCAGTCTCCCTTCTGCGATCCCTTGAGACAGCGCCCTTGCTATCTCCATGGCCAGCCCGCAGCCGCTGGCGTTGTCGTTCGCGCCCGGCTTGGGGTGGCAGAGGTGGGCGATGATGAGGACCTCACCGTCGTCAGTGCCTTCGCCGGCCTCACCTGGGATAAGCCCGGTTACGACATGCATCTCGCCGGGGAAGAGCCGCGCCTCGACGCTTGCCTTGACCCGCACAGGCCCGCTTTTCAAGAGCGACCTCAGCTCCTCGGCCTGTCGATGCGACAGCGAAAACCCCAATGCCATCCTGCCGATGTCCTCGTGCGTCACTGGAAAGCTTGCATAGTTCACAGCGTCAGGAAGGTCATACCGCGTCCTGCCGATGGACGAGTCTTCGTGCACCATGTGGTCGCTGAGCACGCCCACGGCACCCCGGCGCCTGACAGCGTTCAGGAACGCCGACCGAGCGGCCCCAGAGGTAAGGACGAGTTTCCTCGCGACGCTGCGGGTTACATACACGTCCTCGGACTCCCCGTCGCCGATATCTACGACGTCAAGCACAACTCCCTCTGGGGGCGTGGAAGTGCTGCCGAATATCAGGCACATTGGCTCCGTTTCAAAATCACAGATGGGGCGTTCCTCGGGATACACGAGGGAGAGCGTGGCGCGGACAGGTTCCCACGCCGGGGGTGGCGTCCAGGTTCCGTATGTCTTCTTCCCATCGATGGGGTACCTTTCGATGGTGACACGGTCGATCCCCCAGCTCATAAGCTTCTCCCGGATGTACTGGGCAGCCCGCAAGTAGTCAGACGAGCCCTTTGCCCTGTGAAACCTCGCGATCTCAGATGCATAGACAAGCGCGCGCTTTCCTGACAGCTCGCGCCTCAATGATCGAACGAGCTCAGAACCAACCATGGCACGTTTGCTGCCCGTCTCATGACCTGGGGAGACCAGCTCAGCACTCCGCGCTAGCGCCGCGCGGAGCCGCCCATCGACGGGCATCCCCCTTTCATTGGGACTTTACAATGAGCGCGCGGAACGACCTGACGCGCCCGGATCGACCATCCCGAAAAGCCAGGTATCAAAGGCCGGAAGCGCCCCGGGCGCCATTCACTGCGTAGCCTTGAGGAGCGTTACGAAATCGCCCTGTTTCAAGCCTGCCGCGTTTGCTTCGTCGGTATCAATGTGCATGTCGAGGGCGAAGTCCCCTCTCACGCGCACGACGACTTCATCGAAAACGAGCGCCCTCGGGCCTTCCGTGCGGACCGCCACGATCTCGCCGTCGCTCACGCCATACTCCTTCGCAAGGTCCGGCGTGAAGTGAATGTGCCGCTTAGCGACTATGACGCCCTCGTCCACCTTGACCGGGCCGTTGGGGCCGACTATCACGATGCCGGGGGTGCCCGCAAGATCTCCCGACTCCCTCACAGGGGCATCTATGCCCAGGGCGTAACAGTCGGTGCGAGAGATCTCGACCTGGGTCGCCTTCCGCACGGGACCGAGAATGCGGACTTTCTGGATGACTCCCTTCGGCCCGACAAGCGTCACGGTCTCGTTTGCCGCGAACTGCCCGGGCTGGGAGAGTTCCTTAAAACACGTGAGACTATACCCGGATCCGAAAAGGGCCTCAAGGTCCTTCTGGCTGACATGCACGTGTCTTCCTGAAACGCCAACTGGGATCTTTCTAGCTTCGCTCATAGCGCCAACCCCTCCAAGAATGTCGGATTACAGCCTGTTGCGCCCACGTGGGTGATTCTGAGTGCATCGCCACAAGTTCACGCTACCTGGTCAAGACGCAAGCCCTGTCCGGGATTGCAGCCCTTGCCTTCCGGTGCGTTCGTGCCTTCGTTCGACCTCGCGAGCCTGTCCAGGCCGTATGCGTACTCGCCAATACGTTCTCCGAATACGCGTGATTTCCTCCTGCTAAGAAGGGAGCGGCTCGCCGCGTTCCGCTGGCACGGCGAGCTGTACCACCACGCCAGCACGCCTGGTGCCGATGAATGTGCGCGGACAGATGAACCGGGCCGGGCCGGCCGGCATCGTTGACAAAGCCGCAAGCGTCTGATAGAATCGACTTGGGCGAAAGCCTGAACTGAACACTGTGAGGCGCGCAGGGGAGTAGCTCAATGGGTAGAGCGGCGGTCTCCAAAACCGTAGGTTGCGGGTTCAAGTCCTGTCTCCCCTGCCAGTATTCTCAAGGGTTTCAGGGTTCACGAGGAGACAGCAAAAAGCGGTTTGACAGCAAAATGACAGCAAAACGAGAAGGGGGCCCGGCAACCGCCGAGCCCCCCGATGCTCTCCCGCCTTAGACGCCCGGCACGATGCCGGTCACCTTCACGATATGGGTTGGCCGTCCCACCGCCACATCTGCCCGGAAGCGCGCGCGGATCAGCACTTGCCCGCGCGCCCAGGCGTCGCCAGCCTCGTAGCTCGCCTGAATGGTCACAGGCAGGCGCAGCCCCAGGAAGACATTCGAGAAGTCGCCCACCAGCGCCAGGGAAGCATTGGTGGCGGTCCCCACCGTCAGGTTCGTCGGCAGGGCGCTCGTCGTCAGCTTGCGGAGGTTCTGCCACGAGACAGGCGGCGTCAAGGGTTGGCCTGTTGTGTCGGTCAGCCGGTCAATGGCGCCCATGTCCCGAGGGTGCAGGATGGCCGCAACCGCCTGCCCGTTGTTCTCAGCAATCTTCTGCACGGCCTCGGAGAACGGTGCGTAGGACGTGATGGCGCCGCCGTTCGCGCCGAGACTTACCTCCAGAACGCCCGGCGTGCTGGCAACGCCCAAGGGCTCTTCTCCAGCGCCACTGCCCAACAGAATCGCCTTGTCCAGCGCGAGCCCGGCGGCGGCGGCGATGGCGTTTTCAACGGCCTGTCCCGCGAGGGTCGAATCTTCCAGGAGCTCCAGCGACATCCGCACGAGCACCATCCACGTCTTAGCCGTGAGTACCCGGGCACCGAAGGCCGTGGTGCTGTCCTCGCCTATCGCCTCGTTCTCGGCCTTCCAGCCGCCGGTCGGGTCGGCCTCTAGCGAGGGAATAGTCAGCGTCTTTGACTCCATCGGGACGGTCCTGACGCCCGCTTGAATCGCGACGGCGTTCGCCCGCGCCAGGTCAAGCACGAAAGCCGCGAGCTCGTCTGGGACGGTGAACCCGCCGGCAGAATCCGGCGTCGTCCCGAGGGCCGCCCGCACGTCGCGGGGGATGGTGCGCCAGTCACCTACAGCCATGGCGCGCACCAGTTGCCCGAAGGCATGCCGCTGTTCGTCCAGGCTCGCGCCAATCTCGGTCCGCCCAGTCGCCCGCACCCAAGCGGTCAGCTTATCCTGGGGAGCGAGCACCGCCACGCGAGCCCCGTCCCCGAAGTCAGCGCCCCCGGCGATACGGTAGCCAGTCAGGGGCTTCTGCTTCTCCTTGGCCACCTCGGCCTCAAGGTCGGCAATCTGCTTGCGAAGGTTCCGAACGTCGGCCATAATCGCCTCGGCCGTCTCCACGTCTCGAAGCTCCAGGGCCGCCTTGGCAGCCCGCTCGGCCTCGGCAAGTCTGGCGTGCAAGTCCCGCAGTTCTCTAGTCATCTTCGTATCCCTCCATGAATTCTTCGGCCAGGCGGCGCAGGCGCTTGAGTTTCAGGTATTCCTGCTCCTCCTCGGGAGTAATGTTGCGCCGCTCCGCCTGAGCACGGTCAAGTATTGCTTCCTGCTCGGCGGCTATCGCCGCCGGTGTCCACTTCGGCATGTCTGTCCTCCTAGAACGACAAAAACCCGGCCTGCCCGCGTCTACCGCGAGCTGGTCCGGGCCTCCACCGGCCTTGGGACCTGAGAACGCCTCCACCGGCGCTCCCGGCCTGTTCGCTTTTTCAACATGGGCCGCTCCACCGCTAGCCCGTGAATATTCTACCATGCCTGCCATCGCTATTCAACCTCCACCCACTCGCCGCCGCGCGCGAGG
The nucleotide sequence above comes from Bacillota bacterium. Encoded proteins:
- a CDS encoding phage major capsid protein, which encodes MTRELRDLHARLAEAERAAKAALELRDVETAEAIMADVRNLRKQIADLEAEVAKEKQKPLTGYRIAGGADFGDGARVAVLAPQDKLTAWVRATGRTEIGASLDEQRHAFGQLVRAMAVGDWRTIPRDVRAALGTTPDSAGGFTVPDELAAFVLDLARANAVAIQAGVRTVPMESKTLTIPSLEADPTGGWKAENEAIGEDSTTAFGARVLTAKTWMVLVRMSLELLEDSTLAGQAVENAIAAAAGLALDKAILLGSGAGEEPLGVASTPGVLEVSLGANGGAITSYAPFSEAVQKIAENNGQAVAAILHPRDMGAIDRLTDTTGQPLTPPVSWQNLRKLTTSALPTNLTVGTATNASLALVGDFSNVFLGLRLPVTIQASYEAGDAWARGQVLIRARFRADVAVGRPTHIVKVTGIVPGV
- a CDS encoding phosphate propanoyltransferase; translated protein: MSEARKIPVGVSGRHVHVSQKDLEALFGSGYSLTCFKELSQPGQFAANETVTLVGPKGVIQKVRILGPVRKATQVEISRTDCYALGIDAPVRESGDLAGTPGIVIVGPNGPVKVDEGVIVAKRHIHFTPDLAKEYGVSDGEIVAVRTEGPRALVFDEVVVRVRGDFALDMHIDTDEANAAGLKQGDFVTLLKATQ
- a CDS encoding DUF4910 domain-containing protein yields the protein MVGSELVRSLRRELSGKRALVYASEIARFHRAKGSSDYLRAAQYIREKLMSWGIDRVTIERYPIDGKKTYGTWTPPPAWEPVRATLSLVYPEERPICDFETEPMCLIFGSTSTPPEGVVLDVVDIGDGESEDVYVTRSVARKLVLTSGAARSAFLNAVRRRGAVGVLSDHMVHEDSSIGRTRYDLPDAVNYASFPVTHEDIGRMALGFSLSHRQAEELRSLLKSGPVRVKASVEARLFPGEMHVVTGLIPGEAGEGTDDGEVLIIAHLCHPKPGANDNASGCGLAMEIARALSQGIAEGRLARPRLGVRFMFVPEMFGTMAYLDRHPGWARKVKAGVNLDMVGESRDTMSCANLVPTPWSLPSAVNDVAAFYMEMVALRGKMYEGSQVTRDWHYNVTGFTAGSDHYILVDSSFKVPCVYLGHWPDRYYHSNMDTVERLDPEELLRIGLVASSIALTFAAADAAAAQFALNLVDAGARDRIASAARASCEAAAMCREPARRVDIAKALEQRLEVMVDRELAAVDGVVKLVPAGDASRVREMARTLKSGIRATARAARAKVELFAGAFREASEEGKLTGWQSGRREQLARTDDDEAASGAVYVRLFKGPLDPAYLYDRVGEKRRKQYEERQREDPDFQLKLIEAVNYMDGKRTLGRIAALVSAEFAGFTLDDLKGFVDDLERAGLVRRK